The following are encoded together in the Arcobacter aquimarinus genome:
- a CDS encoding EAL domain-containing protein — translation MSLNNLISPIKDSINCKATLQDILDAMIENHTKHFVLIENKKPVGIITERDILLLYTNHVNLNLKAINYAKKNLISAKSNRKTNYILGLMLNHKIRRIIVTDNENNYIGSILQEKIIYEFEQDIFKTNIKAIDLVKNKQKAIFVNKDSSIQDALNIMNKHNIGSILVFDDLIPIGILTESDIINLAQKHIDTSLKIDEYSHKNLIVFDSKKPLFEIVKILKEKDIRRAVIFDDEKKEYFIITSKDILNNIKGNYNLFLESKLKDVKNTFNSLNEAVIELFDNEEEQIIYWFNDKAKKLFDIRIDQNIDSIIPFQKWDYIYKKIKNNNFNENEIIEIGDNIFQLTVIVTKILDNSIIKLLFTNISEIANTNIQIENSFKLLYEQMPYPYQSLNHLGQITNVNNKWLELTGYSKDEVINQKFSKFTDETHETLKGLFSIFLKNKTIKDERIKIKKKNGETLIASFTGNISSVNGNIKTHCVFKDITLEEKIQKKLKLSDIVFENTTEGIIITNEKGEIISVNNAFTKITGYEFEEVKNKNPKILKSGKHSKDFYKNLWENLLKNDSYKCEIWNRKKNGEIYPEWLNLSIVKDTNGNILNYVALFSDISKIKNSSAKIEFLAHHDPLTNLPNRLLLKARLNKSIEKANELQQRLAVFFIDIDNFKIINDTYGHSIGDNIINLVATRLSKNIRKNDTISRIGGDEFIIVIEDILEISDIESIAKKILFDFKEPIKMEEYLFDVTISIGISIFPNNGFDVEDLIKHADTAMYSAKNAGKNQFHFYKNEMTSEIYEKVIMKQELNDAIQNNEFEVYYQPQIDLKTNKIIGAEALVRWNHKSLGVVYPSDFISHAEETKQIIPIGEFVLKEACAFMKKLNESKILEKGIISVNISSIQIKHGNLLNKVTEELKVSKLNPANLDIELTETYIMENIQESILILNELKNLGVKLSIDDFGTGYSSLSYLKLFPIDKLKIDKSFSSSLPNDKKDVAITRSIIALGKGLEVKVIAEGVETLEQKEFLEKENCDEIQGWFYSKALKEEDFIKLVKEFN, via the coding sequence ATGTCCTTAAATAATCTTATTTCCCCAATAAAAGATTCTATTAATTGTAAAGCAACTTTACAAGATATTCTAGATGCAATGATAGAAAATCATACAAAACATTTTGTTTTGATTGAAAATAAAAAACCAGTTGGAATAATTACAGAAAGAGATATTTTACTTTTATATACAAATCATGTTAATTTAAATTTAAAAGCTATAAATTACGCAAAAAAAAACCTAATAAGTGCAAAATCAAATCGAAAAACAAATTATATTTTAGGACTTATGCTAAATCATAAAATTAGAAGAATTATTGTTACAGATAATGAAAATAATTACATTGGTTCAATTTTACAAGAAAAAATTATTTATGAATTTGAACAAGATATTTTTAAAACAAATATAAAGGCTATAGATTTAGTAAAAAACAAACAAAAAGCAATTTTTGTAAATAAAGATTCTTCTATTCAAGATGCTTTAAATATTATGAATAAGCATAATATAGGTTCAATTTTAGTTTTTGATGATTTAATTCCTATTGGTATTTTGACTGAAAGTGATATTATAAATCTCGCACAAAAACATATAGATACTTCATTAAAAATAGATGAATATAGTCATAAAAACCTAATCGTTTTTGATAGTAAAAAACCTCTATTTGAAATAGTAAAAATTTTAAAAGAAAAAGATATTAGAAGGGCTGTAATTTTTGATGATGAAAAAAAAGAATATTTTATTATCACATCTAAAGATATTTTAAATAATATAAAAGGAAACTACAATCTATTCTTAGAATCTAAATTAAAAGATGTAAAAAATACATTCAACTCTTTAAATGAAGCAGTAATTGAACTTTTTGACAATGAAGAAGAACAGATAATTTATTGGTTTAATGATAAAGCAAAAAAATTATTTGATATAAGAATAGACCAAAATATAGACTCAATTATTCCTTTTCAAAAATGGGATTATATTTATAAAAAAATAAAAAATAATAATTTTAATGAAAATGAAATAATAGAAATTGGTGATAATATCTTTCAATTAACAGTTATTGTTACAAAAATTTTAGATAATTCTATTATAAAACTTCTTTTTACAAATATCTCAGAAATAGCAAATACAAATATACAAATAGAAAATTCTTTTAAACTTTTATATGAACAAATGCCTTATCCTTATCAATCTTTAAATCATTTAGGTCAAATTACAAATGTAAATAATAAATGGCTTGAACTTACAGGCTATAGTAAAGATGAAGTTATAAATCAAAAATTTAGTAAATTCACAGATGAAACTCATGAAACTTTAAAAGGTTTGTTTTCAATATTTTTAAAAAATAAAACTATAAAAGATGAACGAATTAAAATAAAAAAGAAAAATGGTGAGACATTAATAGCTAGCTTTACAGGAAATATCTCAAGTGTAAATGGAAATATTAAAACTCATTGTGTTTTTAAAGATATCACTTTAGAAGAAAAAATCCAAAAAAAACTAAAACTTTCAGATATAGTTTTTGAAAATACAACTGAAGGCATTATCATTACCAATGAAAAAGGTGAAATTATCTCAGTTAATAATGCTTTTACAAAAATCACTGGTTATGAATTTGAAGAGGTAAAAAATAAAAATCCTAAAATTTTAAAATCAGGAAAACATAGTAAGGATTTTTATAAAAATCTTTGGGAAAATTTATTGAAAAATGATTCCTACAAATGTGAAATTTGGAATAGAAAGAAAAATGGTGAAATTTATCCTGAATGGCTAAATTTAAGTATTGTAAAAGATACAAATGGAAATATTTTAAACTATGTTGCACTATTTTCAGATATTAGTAAAATCAAAAATTCTAGTGCAAAAATTGAATTTTTAGCACATCATGACCCACTTACAAATCTACCAAATAGACTTTTATTAAAAGCTAGATTAAATAAATCTATTGAAAAAGCAAATGAATTACAACAAAGACTTGCTGTATTTTTTATAGATATTGATAATTTTAAAATAATAAATGACACGTATGGTCATTCTATAGGGGATAATATAATAAATTTAGTTGCAACTAGACTTTCAAAAAATATTAGAAAAAATGACACTATTTCAAGAATTGGTGGAGATGAATTTATTATTGTAATTGAAGATATTTTAGAAATAAGTGATATTGAATCAATAGCAAAAAAAATTCTTTTTGATTTTAAAGAACCAATAAAAATGGAAGAGTATTTGTTTGATGTGACAATAAGTATTGGTATTTCTATTTTTCCAAATAATGGTTTTGATGTAGAAGATTTAATAAAACATGCAGATACAGCAATGTATAGTGCAAAAAATGCAGGAAAAAATCAATTTCATTTTTATAAAAATGAAATGACTAGTGAAATTTATGAAAAAGTTATTATGAAACAAGAGTTAAATGATGCTATTCAAAATAATGAATTTGAAGTATATTATCAACCTCAAATTGATTTAAAAACAAATAAAATAATAGGTGCTGAAGCTCTTGTAAGATGGAATCATAAAAGTTTAGGTGTTGTTTATCCAAGTGATTTTATATCTCATGCTGAAGAAACAAAACAGATTATTCCTATTGGTGAATTTGTTTTAAAAGAAGCGTGTGCTTTTATGAAAAAATTAAATGAATCAAAAATTTTAGAAAAAGGTATTATCTCAGTTAATATTTCAAGTATTCAGATAAAACATGGAAATTTACTAAATAAAGTCACTGAAGAACTTAAAGTATCTAAATTAAATCCTGCTAATTTAGATATAGAATTAACAGAAACATATATAATGGAAAATATTCAAGAATCTATTTTGATTTTAAATGAGTTAAAAAACTTAGGGGTAAAACTATCTATTGATGATTTTGGGACAGGTTATTCTTCTCTTAGTTATTTAAAACTATTTCCAATTGATAAATTAAAAATAGACAAATCTTTTTCAAGCTCTTTGCCAAATGATAAAAAAGATGTGGCAATTACAAGAAGTATAATAGCTTTAGGTAAAGGCTTAGAAGTAAAAGTTATTGCTGAAGGTGTGGAAACTCTTGAACAAAAAGAGTTCTTAGAAAAAGAAAATTGTGATGAAATTCAAGGATGGTTTTATTCTAAAGCTTTAAAAGAAGAAGATTTTATAAAATTAGTAAAAGAATTTAATTAA
- the hisD gene encoding histidinol dehydrogenase, with protein MKIINTKDTNFNEEFENILARAKSDIKGVSSIVMNIIDEIVTDGNEALKRHISKFDKWEVGSDENLLISLEDMKKAYENIDDNLKKSLHIAYDRIKAYHEKQLPKSWLDFEENGTILGQKVTAVDRAGLYIPGGKAAYPSSLLMNAIPAIVAGVKEIVVCTPTPNNEVNELLLAACYLCKVSKVYKVGGASAIAAMAYGTKTIPKVDVITGPGNIFVATAKKLVFGEVNIDMIAGPSEIGILADETAKPHYLAIDLLSQAEHDEMASSIMITTCDEVATLTSNEVEEYLKNLSREEIARKSIEERGAIIVASSMEEAIELMNEIAPEHLEVMTKNPFELLPYIKHAGAIFLGENTPEPIGDYIAGPNHTLPTGSTAKFYSPLNVENFMKKSSIISFSKNAINELGEACAILADTEGLTAHAKSVRVRLEK; from the coding sequence ATGAAAATAATAAATACTAAAGATACAAATTTTAATGAAGAGTTTGAAAATATATTAGCAAGAGCTAAAAGTGATATAAAAGGTGTTTCTTCTATTGTTATGAATATCATTGATGAGATTGTAACAGATGGAAATGAAGCACTAAAAAGACATATATCAAAGTTTGATAAATGGGAAGTTGGAAGTGATGAAAATCTTTTAATTTCTTTAGAAGATATGAAAAAAGCGTATGAAAATATTGATGATAACTTAAAGAAATCTTTACATATAGCTTATGATAGAATAAAAGCTTATCATGAAAAACAACTTCCAAAATCTTGGCTTGATTTTGAAGAAAATGGAACTATCTTAGGACAAAAAGTAACAGCTGTTGATAGAGCTGGACTTTACATTCCAGGAGGAAAAGCTGCATATCCTAGTTCACTTTTAATGAATGCAATTCCAGCTATTGTTGCAGGTGTTAAAGAGATAGTTGTATGTACACCAACTCCAAATAATGAGGTAAATGAACTTTTACTTGCGGCTTGTTATTTATGCAAAGTTTCAAAAGTTTATAAAGTAGGTGGAGCTTCAGCAATTGCAGCTATGGCTTATGGAACAAAAACTATTCCAAAAGTTGATGTTATAACAGGTCCTGGGAATATTTTTGTAGCAACAGCTAAAAAGTTAGTTTTTGGAGAAGTTAATATCGATATGATAGCTGGTCCTTCTGAAATAGGAATTTTAGCTGACGAAACAGCAAAACCTCATTATTTAGCAATTGACCTTTTATCACAAGCTGAACACGATGAAATGGCAAGTTCAATTATGATTACAACTTGTGATGAGGTAGCAACTCTTACAAGTAATGAAGTTGAAGAGTATTTAAAAAATTTAAGTAGAGAAGAAATTGCTAGAAAATCTATAGAAGAAAGAGGGGCTATTATTGTAGCTTCATCTATGGAAGAAGCAATTGAACTTATGAATGAAATAGCACCTGAACACTTAGAAGTTATGACTAAAAATCCTTTTGAGTTGTTACCTTATATAAAACATGCAGGTGCAATTTTCTTAGGTGAAAATACACCTGAACCAATAGGTGATTATATAGCAGGACCAAATCATACTCTTCCAACAGGAAGTACTGCTAAGTTTTATAGTCCTTTAAATGTGGAAAATTTTATGAAAAAAAGTTCAATTATTAGTTTTTCAAAAAATGCTATAAATGAACTTGGAGAAGCATGTGCAATTTTAGCTGATACAGAAGGTTTAACAGCCCACGCAAAATCTGTAAGAGTTAGATTAGAAAAATAG
- a CDS encoding polyprenyl synthetase family protein — translation MEELEEVKNKIVEFVKVCNHEKSLELLDKLATGKMLRSKLILKIAGINEESIKLCAVVEMIHAASLLHDDVIDEADTRRGQPSVNALYDNKTSIMFGDILYSRAFNELSQMDKKVAYHVSNAVTLLSIGEMLDVDLTNSFNTSYEKYFDMIYKKTASLIEASARSAAIIAGLDVDKYALYGKNLGLAFQMIDDILDITQDSATLGKPAMLDFVEGKVTIPYLLLHERVEDKAKLESLYKKELTQEESSWIKEQMIKTNALNDSVLQAKTIGNEAIQAVKDEENSQSLVMIMKAMIEREF, via the coding sequence GTGGAAGAGTTAGAAGAAGTAAAAAATAAAATAGTAGAGTTCGTAAAAGTTTGTAATCATGAAAAAAGTTTAGAACTTTTAGATAAATTAGCAACAGGTAAAATGCTAAGGTCTAAACTTATTCTAAAAATTGCAGGAATAAATGAAGAAAGTATTAAGCTTTGTGCAGTTGTGGAGATGATTCATGCTGCATCACTTTTACATGATGATGTTATTGATGAAGCTGATACAAGACGAGGTCAACCTAGTGTAAATGCTCTTTATGATAATAAAACCTCTATAATGTTTGGAGATATTTTATATTCAAGAGCTTTTAATGAACTTTCTCAAATGGATAAAAAAGTTGCTTATCATGTTTCAAATGCGGTTACTCTTTTAAGTATAGGAGAGATGTTAGATGTGGATTTAACAAATTCTTTTAATACTTCTTATGAAAAATACTTTGATATGATTTATAAAAAAACAGCTTCATTAATTGAAGCAAGTGCAAGAAGTGCTGCAATAATTGCAGGTCTAGATGTTGATAAATATGCTTTATATGGAAAAAATCTTGGACTTGCATTTCAAATGATAGATGATATTTTAGATATTACTCAAGACTCAGCAACACTTGGAAAACCAGCAATGTTAGATTTTGTGGAAGGTAAAGTAACTATTCCATATTTATTACTTCATGAAAGAGTTGAAGATAAAGCTAAGTTAGAATCTTTATATAAAAAAGAGTTGACTCAAGAAGAGAGTTCTTGGATTAAAGAGCAAATGATTAAAACAAATGCCTTAAATGATTCTGTCTTACAAGCAAAAACTATAGGAAATGAAGCAATTCAAGCTGTTAAAGATGAAGAAAATAGCCAAAGTTTAGTGATGATTATGAAAGCTATGATAGAAAGAGAGTTTTAA
- a CDS encoding shikimate kinase, producing the protein MKDTNIILIGFMGVGKGTVARAIVEESGMYAIDTDDLIESMENRKIKKIFEKEGEPYFRELEKKTALWLENNVKGTLISTGGGFYKQENLKKIGKVVYLKSSFKGILDRINSAPNAKNKLRKRPLLKDLKAATKLFNERAPLYESVADIVVDVEKKDIKLIVKEILGQI; encoded by the coding sequence ATGAAAGATACAAATATTATACTAATTGGTTTTATGGGTGTTGGAAAAGGCACAGTTGCTAGAGCTATTGTTGAAGAATCAGGAATGTACGCTATTGATACAGATGATTTAATTGAAAGTATGGAAAATCGAAAGATTAAAAAGATATTTGAAAAAGAGGGTGAGCCTTATTTTAGAGAACTTGAGAAGAAAACTGCTTTGTGGTTAGAAAATAATGTAAAAGGAACATTGATTTCAACAGGTGGTGGGTTTTACAAACAAGAAAATCTAAAAAAGATTGGAAAAGTTGTATATCTAAAATCATCATTTAAAGGGATATTAGATAGGATAAACAGCGCACCAAATGCAAAAAATAAATTAAGAAAAAGACCTCTTTTAAAAGATTTAAAAGCAGCAACAAAACTTTTTAATGAACGAGCACCTTTGTATGAAAGTGTTGCAGATATAGTTGTTGATGTTGAAAAAAAAGATATAAAATTAATTGTTAAAGAGATTTTAGGACAAATATAA
- a CDS encoding sensor histidine kinase has product MLSKKEIKLINFIKYTPILIVIFICISITFLLYIDKNIVLQKDLKILQKEYLDKNKEMIKDEVNKVYDYISHKKLNSEEELKKDIKNRVLEAHSVMTYIYEKYKNIETKEQITNRIKDSLRELKFNDNRGYFYIYSMDGYNILHPLLPNLENRNILNFKNEKVKEVFLNIKKDLEIKDESYTNLFWEKPEDLSKEYKKITFNKIFEPYNWHIGTGEYVEDFENKLKEEILDYLNSIRYSKNGYILVVDSKGTYLSHIQKTYIKANRIDLKDENGFMITKEIIKLGQIGEGFLKYVGTIKPETNLPAEKITYVKGFKDWDWAIGTGFYTDELDEQIKVKEQEFKEEYFNNLINLLVMSSILTLVFLFLSFYLSKKLQKRFYKYKQQVLTHIKKDKQKDVILANQSKMASMGEMLANIAHQWRQPLSSISTISTGLKVKLEYSDVEKQEIISSMDMISTTTKYLSQTIDDFRDYFNPNKELSNFNLKNLFINVFDLVEKQLNKNEIILIKNLQDVYINGYKNELLQVIINILNNSKDQLEKNQNQNKYIFIEIKKEENRVKLFIKDNAGGIPENIIDKIFEPYFTTKFKSKGTGIGLYMSKEIIEKHMKGEIIAYNKSFIHENISYEGAVFEITLFIELEKS; this is encoded by the coding sequence ATGCTAAGTAAAAAAGAGATAAAACTTATTAATTTTATAAAATATACACCTATTTTGATAGTGATTTTTATTTGTATATCTATTACTTTTCTTTTATATATTGATAAAAATATAGTTTTACAAAAAGATTTAAAAATTTTGCAAAAAGAGTATTTAGATAAAAATAAAGAGATGATTAAAGATGAAGTAAATAAAGTTTATGACTATATCTCTCACAAAAAACTAAATAGTGAAGAAGAATTAAAAAAAGATATAAAAAATAGAGTTTTAGAAGCACACTCTGTGATGACATATATATATGAAAAATATAAAAATATTGAAACAAAAGAGCAAATAACAAATCGTATCAAAGATTCTTTGAGAGAATTAAAGTTTAATGATAATAGGGGTTATTTTTATATATATTCAATGGATGGATATAATATTTTACATCCACTCTTACCAAATCTAGAAAATAGAAATATTTTAAATTTTAAAAATGAAAAAGTAAAAGAGGTATTTCTTAATATAAAAAAAGATTTAGAGATAAAAGATGAATCTTATACAAATTTATTTTGGGAAAAACCTGAAGATTTAAGTAAAGAATATAAAAAAATCACTTTTAATAAAATATTTGAACCTTATAACTGGCATATAGGAACAGGTGAATATGTGGAAGATTTTGAAAATAAATTAAAAGAGGAAATTTTAGATTATTTAAATAGTATCAGGTATTCTAAAAATGGATATATTTTAGTGGTAGATTCAAAAGGTACTTATTTATCACATATACAAAAAACATATATTAAAGCTAATCGTATAGATTTAAAAGATGAAAATGGTTTTATGATTACAAAAGAGATTATAAAATTAGGACAAATAGGTGAGGGTTTTTTAAAGTACGTGGGCACTATAAAACCTGAAACAAATTTACCAGCAGAAAAAATTACTTATGTAAAAGGTTTTAAAGATTGGGACTGGGCAATAGGAACAGGTTTTTATACAGATGAATTAGATGAACAAATAAAAGTAAAAGAACAAGAGTTTAAAGAGGAATATTTTAATAATTTGATTAATTTATTAGTAATGAGTTCAATATTAACTCTTGTTTTTTTATTTTTATCTTTTTATCTTTCTAAGAAATTACAAAAGAGATTTTATAAATATAAACAACAAGTTTTAACTCATATAAAAAAAGATAAACAAAAGGATGTGATTTTAGCAAATCAATCTAAAATGGCTTCAATGGGTGAAATGCTTGCAAATATTGCTCATCAATGGAGGCAACCACTTAGTTCAATCTCAACAATTTCAACAGGTCTGAAAGTAAAACTTGAATATTCTGATGTTGAAAAACAAGAAATAATTTCTTCAATGGATATGATTTCAACCACAACAAAATATTTATCTCAAACAATTGATGATTTTAGAGATTATTTTAATCCAAATAAAGAATTAAGTAATTTTAATTTAAAAAATTTATTTATAAATGTTTTTGATTTGGTAGAAAAACAGTTAAATAAAAATGAAATTATTTTAATAAAAAATCTTCAAGATGTTTATATTAATGGATATAAAAATGAGTTATTACAAGTAATTATAAATATTTTAAATAATTCAAAAGATCAACTAGAAAAAAACCAAAATCAAAATAAATATATTTTTATAGAGATAAAAAAAGAAGAAAATAGAGTTAAACTTTTTATAAAAGATAATGCAGGAGGAATTCCTGAAAATATTATTGATAAGATTTTTGAACCATATTTTACAACAAAATTCAAATCAAAAGGTACAGGAATAGGACTTTATATGTCAAAAGAGATTATTGAAAAACATATGAAAGGTGAAATTATTGCTTATAATAAAAGTTTTATTCATGAAAATATCTCTTACGAAGGAGCTGTTTTTGAAATAACACTTTTTATAGAATTAGAAAAGAGTTAA
- a CDS encoding DUF2018 family protein: MSMFGDWFSEDEDDIFMGSPKSKFFDVSREASKDIVEEEIDKIIEKLAVLEMIVSQDKDENFDINEYIKEYTLENHEKVKAMKKGLYVEFTGEIICRLDS, from the coding sequence ATGTCAATGTTTGGTGATTGGTTTAGTGAAGATGAAGATGATATTTTTATGGGAAGTCCTAAATCGAAATTTTTTGATGTGAGTAGAGAAGCTTCTAAAGATATTGTAGAAGAAGAAATTGATAAAATTATCGAAAAATTAGCTGTTTTAGAGATGATAGTATCTCAAGATAAAGATGAGAATTTTGATATAAATGAATATATTAAAGAGTACACTTTAGAAAATCATGAAAAAGTAAAAGCTATGAAAAAAGGTCTTTATGTTGAATTCACAGGTGAAATTATTTGTAGATTAGATTCATAA
- the hemA gene encoding glutamyl-tRNA reductase, with translation MSYLIISFSHKNIDLKMREKLAFNSFEDKERFIKLILENETTKEAVLLSTCNRVEIITRSSNIKQSSKDIIEKLATYSGLDFDILYKRADIYDNDGAVHHLFSVASALDSLVIGETQIVGQLKDAFRFSQAKGYCATNITRVMHYAFKCAANVRNATSLGTGSVSVASTAVAKAKDIIGNTKGVKALVIGAGEMSELTVKHLISSGFDVTITSRDMKKAQNLASTFEVHVNVEPYSELSKLLEKTPIMITATSAPYPIITKENSPSSSIDRYWFDIAVPRDIDEDISLSNLEIYSVDDLQDIVNENMSLRAEQAKTAYGIVSRMSMEFFEWLKSLEIEPLVKNLYVKGEEIIDKKVRNAIKKGFISSKDEENIRKLCQTVITEYLHTPSKQLKDISKNIECDVVIGTVQNMFGLSNDSNLSNKYKCDHLTKN, from the coding sequence ATGAGTTACTTAATAATAAGTTTTTCTCATAAAAATATTGATTTAAAAATGAGAGAAAAACTTGCATTTAATAGTTTTGAAGATAAAGAGAGATTTATAAAATTAATTTTAGAAAATGAAACTACAAAAGAGGCTGTTTTATTATCAACCTGTAATAGAGTTGAGATAATTACTAGGTCTTCAAATATAAAACAAAGTTCAAAAGATATTATTGAAAAATTAGCAACCTATTCAGGTTTAGATTTTGATATTTTATATAAAAGAGCTGATATTTATGATAATGATGGGGCTGTTCATCATCTTTTTTCAGTAGCTTCAGCACTTGATTCTTTAGTTATTGGAGAAACACAAATAGTTGGACAATTAAAAGATGCTTTTAGATTTTCTCAAGCAAAAGGTTACTGTGCTACAAATATTACAAGAGTTATGCATTATGCTTTTAAATGTGCTGCAAATGTAAGAAATGCTACGAGTTTAGGAACAGGTTCCGTTTCTGTGGCTTCTACAGCAGTTGCTAAAGCTAAAGATATTATTGGAAATACAAAAGGTGTAAAAGCTTTAGTTATTGGTGCTGGTGAAATGAGTGAATTGACTGTTAAGCATCTTATATCATCAGGATTTGATGTAACAATTACAAGTAGAGATATGAAAAAAGCTCAAAATCTTGCATCTACTTTTGAAGTTCACGTAAATGTAGAACCATATAGTGAGTTATCAAAATTACTTGAGAAAACTCCTATTATGATAACGGCTACTTCAGCACCTTATCCAATTATAACAAAAGAAAATTCGCCAAGTTCTAGTATTGATAGATATTGGTTTGATATAGCGGTTCCAAGGGATATTGATGAGGATATCTCTTTATCAAATTTAGAGATTTATTCAGTTGATGACTTACAAGATATAGTAAATGAAAATATGAGTTTAAGAGCAGAACAAGCAAAAACAGCTTATGGAATAGTAAGTCGAATGTCTATGGAGTTTTTTGAGTGGTTAAAATCTCTTGAAATCGAACCTCTTGTAAAAAATCTTTACGTAAAAGGTGAAGAAATAATTGATAAAAAAGTAAGAAATGCTATTAAAAAAGGTTTTATTAGTTCAAAAGATGAAGAAAATATAAGAAAATTATGTCAAACAGTAATTACTGAATATTTACACACTCCTTCAAAACAACTCAAAGATATTTCAAAAAATATTGAGTGTGATGTTGTAATTGGAACAGTTCAAAATATGTTTGGATTATCAAATGATTCAAATTTGTCTAATAAATATAAATGCGACCATTTAACAAAAAATTAA